Within the Luteimonas sp. JM171 genome, the region TGAGCCTGGCGGCACGCGAGTACAAGGCGGTGCAGCGCGCGTCCACCGTCGACCCGGTGCTCGAGCACGCCGAGCTCGTGCGCCGCATCGCCCACCACCTGGTGGCCCGCCTGCCGGCGAGCGTGGACGTGGACGACCTCATCCAGGCCGGCATGATCGGCCTGATCGAGGCGTCGCGCAGCTACGACGCCGAGCAGGGCGCCTCGTTCGAAACCTACGCCTCGATCCGCATCCGCGGCGCCATGATCGACGAGATCCGGCGCGGCGACTGGGTGCCGCGCTCGGTGCACCGGCGGGCCCGTGAAGCGGCCTCGGCGATCCGGGCGATCGAGCAGGAAACCGGCCGCTCCGCCACCGCCACCGAGGTGGCGGAACGCCTGGAGATGCCGCTGACGGACTACCTGCGCCTGATGGAGGACGCTGCCCGCGGCCACGTGCTGAGCCTGGATTCGCACGTGGAGGACAACGGCGACTCGCCGCCGGCGCTCGACAGCGGCATCCCCGTGCCCGACCAGGTGGCAGTGCGCAGCGAGTTCGGCCACGAGCTGGGCAAGGCCATCGGCCAGTTGCCCGAGCGCGAGCAGCTGATCCTGTCCCTCTATTACGAGCAGGAAATGAACCTCAAGGAGATCGGCGCGGTGCTGGGCGTGAGCGAGTCGCGCGTGTGCCAACTCCACGGCCAGGCCGTGGTCCGGCTGCGAGGACGCCTCACGGCCTTCGAACTTGCCGACACCGGCATCGCCGGTGACGACTGATTGCAACCCTGGAGCCCGAATTGAACAAGAACATGCGCGTGCTGATCGTCGATGACTTTTCGACCATGCGCCGGATCATCAAGAACCTGCTCTCCGACCTTGGATTCAACAACACCGTGGAGGCCGAGGACGGGCACAGCGCACTGGCGGTCCTGCGCCAGGATGCGGTGGAGCTGGTGATCACCGACTGGAACATGCCGGGCATGAGCGGCATCGAGCTGCTGCGCGCGATCCGCGCCGACGCGAAGTTCCGCGCCCTGCCGGTGCTGATGGTCACCGCCGAGGCCAAGCGCGAGCAGATCATCGAAGCGGCGCAGGCCGGGGTGAACGGCTACATCATCAAGCCGTTCACCGCACAGACCCTGGAGGAGAAGCTGGGCAAGGTGTTCGAGCGCCTTGGAGCCAGCGCGTGACCACCCCGGTGACCGACAGGGACGAACTGGCCCGGCTGCTCGACGAGGCGCTCGCGGCGATGGAGCGCGGGGACGAGGCCGCCTGGCGACGGCGCGTGCAGCTGCTCGCCGACTCCCCCGCCCGCAATACCATCCGCCGCCTGGCCCGGCTCGCGCGCGAGCTGGAGCAGACGCTTGCGGCGCTGCCGCCGGACCCGGTGCCGGGCCGGCTCGACGACGCCGGTGCCCGCCTCGACCACGTGGTGGCGATGACCGAGCAGGCCACCCACCGCACCCTGGACCTGATCGAGGACAGCCGCAGCCAGCTGGCCCGGCTCCAGGAAGGCGCGCTGGACCCGGCACAGGCGGCCATCGCCGCCACCCTGCGCAACAACCTCAAGGAAATGGCGCTGGCCCAGAGCCACCAGGACCTGGGCGGCCAGACCATCCGCAAGGTGGCCGGCATCGTGCGCCGCGTGCACGAGCAGCTCGCCGGCATCGTCGACGACGGAGACAACGCTGCGCCAGCCGCGGACGCCGGCGGCCCGGCGGTGGAAGGCGTGGATTTCGACAGGATCGACCAGAGCGACGCCGACGACCTGCTCTCGCGCATGGGGCTGTGAGCCGATGCAATCGTGCTCTCCCGAAATCGCCGCGGACTTTGCCCTCGAGGCGCGCGAGCTCCTGGATGCCCTGGGCGGCCAGCTGGTGGCGCTGGAGCAGGACCCCGCCGACCGGGGGCTGTTGAATGAGGTCTTCCGCGCCTTCCACACCATCAAGGGCGGCGCGGGGTTCCTCGGCGCCACCCCGCTGGTGGACCTGTGCCACGCGGCCGAGGAAGCGCTGGGCGCGGCCCGCTCCGGTGCCATCGCGCTGCAGCCGGGCCACTTCGACGCGGCCCAGCGCGCACTGGACTGGCTGCAGGCCGCGGTGGATGCGGTGGAACAGCTGCAGCCGCTGGAGCCGGCGCCGGCGGACCTGATCGCGGCCTTTGACCTGGCCCCGGCAGCCGACCCGGCCCCCCGGCCGGACATCCGTCCCGGCGGACTCACCTCCGCCGGCACCGCCGCCGCGAACGCCGACGACATGATTTCCGACGACGAGTTCGAGGCGCTGCTGGACCAGTTGCACGGCGAGGGCGCCCCGGGCGCGCAGCCGATCAAGGCGGCGGCCGCGCCGCCGCCGCCACCCTCCCCACCGCCTGCCCCGGCAAAGCCGGCGCCTCCCGCTCGCCCGGGCGGCACGCCGGAGGAGCGCGAGCAGACGGTGCGCGTCAGCACCCGCCGCCTCGACGACATGGTCGACCTGGTCGGCGAGCTGGTGCTCTCGCGCAACCGCCTGAAAACGCTGCGGGCGAGGCTGCGCGACGAAGAGCTGGAGCGGGCGATCACTGCGCTGGACCTGGCCACCGCCCGCCTCCAGGGCGCGGTGATGCGCACCCGCATGCAGCCGATCGGCAAGGTGTTCTCGCGATTCCCCAAGGTGGCCCGCGATGTCGCGCGCGCCCTGGACAAGGAAGTGGACCTGATCGTGGAGGGCGCGGAGACCGAGCTTGACCGCAACCTGGTCGAGGCGCTGTCGGATCCACTCGTGCACCTGGTGCGCAATGCCATCGACCATGGCATCGAGGCGCCGGACGAACGCATGGCCGCGCGCAAGCCACGCGCCGGCCGGGTCAGCCTGATCGCCCGCCAGCAGGGCGACTACGTGGGCATCCAGGTGCAGGACGACGGAGCCGGCATCGATCCGGAACGGCTGCGGGCCAAGG harbors:
- a CDS encoding RNA polymerase sigma factor FliA produces the protein MSLAAREYKAVQRASTVDPVLEHAELVRRIAHHLVARLPASVDVDDLIQAGMIGLIEASRSYDAEQGASFETYASIRIRGAMIDEIRRGDWVPRSVHRRAREAASAIRAIEQETGRSATATEVAERLEMPLTDYLRLMEDAARGHVLSLDSHVEDNGDSPPALDSGIPVPDQVAVRSEFGHELGKAIGQLPEREQLILSLYYEQEMNLKEIGAVLGVSESRVCQLHGQAVVRLRGRLTAFELADTGIAGDD
- the cheY gene encoding chemotaxis response regulator CheY is translated as MNKNMRVLIVDDFSTMRRIIKNLLSDLGFNNTVEAEDGHSALAVLRQDAVELVITDWNMPGMSGIELLRAIRADAKFRALPVLMVTAEAKREQIIEAAQAGVNGYIIKPFTAQTLEEKLGKVFERLGASA
- a CDS encoding protein phosphatase CheZ, which gives rise to MERGDEAAWRRRVQLLADSPARNTIRRLARLARELEQTLAALPPDPVPGRLDDAGARLDHVVAMTEQATHRTLDLIEDSRSQLARLQEGALDPAQAAIAATLRNNLKEMALAQSHQDLGGQTIRKVAGIVRRVHEQLAGIVDDGDNAAPAADAGGPAVEGVDFDRIDQSDADDLLSRMGL
- a CDS encoding chemotaxis protein CheA; this encodes MQSCSPEIAADFALEARELLDALGGQLVALEQDPADRGLLNEVFRAFHTIKGGAGFLGATPLVDLCHAAEEALGAARSGAIALQPGHFDAAQRALDWLQAAVDAVEQLQPLEPAPADLIAAFDLAPAADPAPRPDIRPGGLTSAGTAAANADDMISDDEFEALLDQLHGEGAPGAQPIKAAAAPPPPPSPPPAPAKPAPPARPGGTPEEREQTVRVSTRRLDDMVDLVGELVLSRNRLKTLRARLRDEELERAITALDLATARLQGAVMRTRMQPIGKVFSRFPKVARDVARALDKEVDLIVEGAETELDRNLVEALSDPLVHLVRNAIDHGIEAPDERMAARKPRAGRVSLIARQQGDYVGIQVQDDGAGIDPERLRAKAREKGLIDPDAAARLSPEESLNLLFLPGLTTRNAVSDISGRGVGMDVVQSRIRELGGQIRVDSELGRGSRFILRLPLTLAILPTLLVHAGGDPYALPLARVQEVLHAPRSALGWIDGRPTLDRRSHTLRLLDLRQWLGAPAPEEALLTIVLLQRGDTRFGLVVDEVRGREEVVIKPLPRGLRGLPGYAGATLTGDGRLALILDVDEIGNG